accaaaaggctccttaacagcttctacaccaaAGCCATAAAACtgttgaacaattaatcaaatggccacccggactatatACATTGTTATTTTCTTGTGTTACCTTTTTAAAAccttagtttatttagtaaatattttcttaactctatttcttgaactgcattgttctttaagggcttgtaagaaagcatttcacggtaaggtctacacttgttgtattcggagcatctgacaaaaacattatttaaaaaaaaatatataaattcagaggagactgcgtgaatcaggccttcatggtcaaattgctgcaaagaaacaactactgaaggacaccaataataataagagacttgcttgagccaagaaacacgagcaaggAACATTTGACCAATTGAAATCTGTCCATTAGTTTGATGAATCCAAATTTTGGATTTTTGGTTCAAACCGATGTCTCTTTGCGAGACGCAGAGAGGTGAACagattgttggaaaaggattcctcatgaagctggttgagagaatgccaatggTGTGCAACGCCATCATCCAGGCAAAGGGTGGAAATTTTTGATTCTTTGAAgtatctaaaatctaaaatctattttgatttgttaaacacttttttggttactactacatgattccaaatgtgttatttcatattattctacaatgtagaaaatagtaaaataaagaaaaacccttgaatgagtaggtgagtccaatcttttgactggtactgttcaGTGGTACACTCCACCGACACTCACAGCAACTCAACAACTCAGTAGAGATGTAGACATGGATGGAGTTAAGATACTCAGCAACATCTTTTCCTTACTTGGTTAGACTGTTTTGTTGTAATTTATGAGGAGGTTCCATTCAGTCATGGTCATGGTCAAGTATTAGATACTATTAGATACTACAGCATTAATAATGGATATTTTTGACAGTGTTTGTTCTTTGATCTGTAttaatatatgtatttattttataggTCTTTCTCTTTCCTGTTGTTCATCACTCATGATGAAAGGATAAAGTGCAAACTGCTCAACAAATATCTATTTCTTAAAAGACATGAAGACAACACTCCTAGCTTCACCCTTTATGGAAAATACCAGAAACGGCCAGATAAGACTGATGTTGAGAGAGACCTGACCTGTCTGGCAACACTTCCACCACTGAAAAAGGAAGACAGCGAAAGACAGGAAAATAGAGAAATGTAAAAGAGGAAAGACGTCATGTACATAAGATAGAGCGGTAGAGATGGTGTTAaggcatagggagagagaggagagaagttgAGGAGAGAGAGTTTCCACAATTCACTCCTAACCTGTTCTGAGGAACTGGTAGGGCTTGGAAGGGGAGGGaacagggtgagagggaggggtagaggagagagaaagagagtgagagagagagagagagagagagcgagagaggggggtgatAGGAGGGTAGAAAAAATggcctcatacacacacacacacacacacacagatacagacacacacaggcaactAAGCAACAGAGGAAGAAAAACTCACACACATAGATCTTCAAAGCCACAAGTTTCATAGACTGACAATTATCCTAAGAGATTACATCTGGGGGATTGCGTCAGATAAATAAGGTGAGAAGAGGGGCAAGACTCAGTCACCtcagcaagacagacagacagacagacagacagacagacagacagggatagcagctcagagaagagaaaagaagcagcactccaccactccactcaAAGGGACTCAGCTCAGAGAaacggagagaagagaaggagagctcCAGCTCACACTCTACTCTAACTCTCTGAGAGGGACCAAGGACACAGAAAGCCAACGCTaccgctctcactctctcacatagaggagcacagcacagcagagagcgagagagatacactCCAGCGAAGTGACTTTTTGAGAAACAGCCAAAGAGAACAGAAGAAAACCAAGGATTACCCTAACCCTTTTTCTCCCCTCCTTTGATTCTTCATTTTGATGAGAAAAAGCTTTAGTTTTTCTGTTTAGAAATTGtttattttattcattttttgAACATTTTTGCTGTCTCCCCGTCCCCTCTTCTAACCCTCCCCTTATCTCATCCTCtccagaggtggtagaggtagttTCTCATTTGTATTTAATGAGGAGAGTGAGCGGTGGAGGGCGAGAGGTGCTTGTTCCCCAGCAGAGGTGTTTTGAGTTATGGACGTTGACACATTCCTTTGGAACACGAGAGGAATAAGCAGCAGCAGTGTTGTCGTCGTCAGCCGCCGGGGGTTTCATCTCCCGCTCTcagcccttctccctctcccctctccagcaTGGTCCTTTCTGTGagcctctctccagtcctcccagCTCCAGTACAATGTCCAGATGGACAGTGACTAAGGGTGCCGCCGCCTGGTCCTGCATTCGTCTGTCCCTCATCTCCACAATGCTCGTCCTCCTGCTATACCCGTTGCCCTCCACATGTCATCACAATGCACCTGGGGTCGCCACTCACTCCATGCTGCGCTTGCCCAGGGTGGCCAACACCTCTTCAGCTACTGTTGTGGGGAGGCATGTGCGCAGCTATAATCATCTCCAAGGAGACGTGCGCAAGAGGAAACTCTACTCCTATCAGAAGTTCTTTCTCAGGGTTGATAAAAATGGCAAAGTCAATGGCACCAAAAACAAAGATGATCTCTACAGTAAGTAACCCCATAAAATATGCACTCCCTCAGCTTATGTTCTATGAGTTTGGcttcttttctctcccctctcacatGTGGGTCTCATAGAGTTTGTGGGGTGGTGGTTTTCCCCCATTGTTATGGCATTGCTCTCAGATTTGTCTCCACTGCACATTTACACATAATAGGAACCTTACCTGGTATTCTGGTGGGCAGCAGTGGTGGGCAGCAGTGGTGGGCAGCATAGATCATGTGTAGCCTGTGtttcgtgtctctctctctgcctgggcAGCATAAGGTTCTGGAAGCAGCATGTTTGTTGCCTCAGTTACTCAGTGTACTTTCCTTTAGAGCACGTCTACTGGAACCAATTAGAAATAgcctgaagaacccttttgtctCTGAGcaaatataaaaaaaaatcaacatCATCCCTGGGGCTCAGGGATCACATCCCTGTATGTTTTATTTTGTGACATATTATATCACTTTATTATAGGTCATAATACTAGTGATACTAGTGGCATATATGTTATCATTGTTTGAGGTTTTCATCAACCTCATCCCTTCCCAGTTGCCGTAGCCGTATCCTTTACCCTTTATGGGCACGGCTGACATGAATCTCTCTAAGTGCTTGTATCCATTCACACGCCCCTGCTGAGAATGACACCTCAGCTCCTTGTCATGCTGCTTAAAACGCTACAATTGCCTGCCTGGGTGCCGTAAAGTTTACTATGCAGTGAGCAATACACCAGACACCCAGGACAACACTCGCAGCACCTGACCGCCACAGTCTCTCTGTCCAAACTGGCCGTGCACTTTCTGTCAGCCAACTCTGAACACACTGTGGCCCTAATAAAAGAAGGCTTTGCCATATGGAGCCCATGTGGTGTGAGGCTTCTCCTCACTGACAGGTCCACTCAAACGCTGAGGCTGTGCAAGACATGGCTGAAGGAATGTCAATTAGCAGAGCTTCCTCTCGCCTTTAGCGCTCACAGTGCTGACAGTTCAACCATTAGAATCAGACGTGTCAAAAAACACCAAAAGTTCAAGCTTTGATATCAGGTCACGACATTAACACCCAGGCGTTGAATACTTAGATAGTATGAAAGCCACTTTACAATATTCTATAGGGGCGTCTTTCTTGTTTATTGAAAGATAGCGGTAAAAAAACTAAAGAGAATATTGAGTGTCCAATGCATGCTGCATGTGAGTTGTTCCCGCCAATAGCTAACCACATGTGAATATAATGCGGTTGTCATTAGCTCCCAGAATGACCTTAGGCACAAGTCTGGCTGGTAATAATGCTGAAACCAGATGCACAGAGCACTTCTTGGGGAATTCACATCCCATGCAGACCTAATACTGTCCCATCTGAAGTGTAGCTAGACTGGGCCAGgaatgtctggggggggggggggggcggggttACTCGCAACTTTTTTAGCCTCTAAGGAGTTTTATATACACAAGCATCTTATATGAATCTAAAAGTAAAATGCCCACCAGGTTGCAGCAATGTCCTGTGTCCCGCTGACTGGAAACCCATCAGTTTGTGGTGAAAAGTCAAAGATGTGGCACAAGACGTGGTGATAAGCACGTTTTGGTTTATTTATTCAGAAACTGTAGAAACTACAGTTTAAAAACCAGGTCTCCTGGTTTGGTCCTAGAAAGGGGGTCTTGTTGACTAGTTGAAATGTCTCAAGGTAGCAGGAAGATAGAGAGCTGCAGGGTAATATTGCTATATGTTGGTGGTGATGATAAAGATGCTGGGGGAGCGATTGTTTTCTACTTGCTCTGCAGTTTGTCCAGTCATAAACCCTGACAGTGGGACAGCTGAAAAAGGATCCTAAGTCTTTATTGAGCAGTGGAAGGGAGATTGTTCTGAGTACATGTTCATCTAGCCTGTCACCTTTTCTTAGTCTATTTGTAGCTTGCAGCATCATGGAATTCGTTTTCTTGTTCAAATTAACCAAATATCAGAAGACTTTCCTCATCAGGACTGAGATGTGATGTTCTGTGCTGAAATAGGTTCACTTGGAGTGTCTCCAGAAAAATGTGTGAAAATGTGTCATACTTTGTGAGGAAAAGCAGatattgagtaggtgtgtctgtctgtaaacTTAGATGTCATGGTAGGCTGATGCGTGGCAGAATATGGTGAAATTGGTTCTAATTACACAGTGTGGGACCAGTAGACATTGCCTGGCCAGGCCTCCACTGCCCACAGAATTGTAGCCTGTTAGGGTCTTTAGCCTCTGCAGCTTTGATGTGCCCATGTACGGAGGCTAAATGTTTACGTACGGTAGAATCAAAAGCCAAATGAATGAAAGATCTTCTAATTAAATGAAATTAAAAGTCTGATAACATATCTTTCTGGAGAATGATATGATAATTAGTGCTTTTGTTTATTTGTATAACCGTAGGTCAGTTTAAGCCAGACCTTTCAAGAACCATGGCACATTTCTTTAGGTGCAGGGTGAGAGTTGGTCCTTAGTTAAATATTCTTGGTACAAATACCTAGGTAGGACACACTACTTGGGCACAAACCTGGTTTCTTAGAGCCTCTTTGTGTGCTGTGTTGGTCAGGTCTGTGCTGCAGCCTGGCCAGTCTGTTACCcagcccctttctctccctctcagccgggCCCTCCACAAAAGACCCATCTATGCACTGTTTGAAACCCAATCCAGCCCATATTGTGTGATTCCCTTTCAGAATCCATCTGCTCAGTATCACTTTGTCACACTGTGTTAGCAGATATTACTCTCCAGTATTAGAATAACACTGCATGTGTGAACCAAACAAACAAGCTTATTTTCATACGGAATCCTCCAATATGTCCATTATTTTATGTGTTTTTCAAATGTCACCAAGCAATAAGAAACTGTTTATAACAGATGGGCGTCTTTTACCTTAGTCATTCTCTTGGATTTGACACCTGgacccctttcctctcctctccgttgCTTATCAATGAAACAAACTGGAATTGAATAAACACCCTCTAATACACTTAACTCACCCACAGTGGACTATGGTCTGAAGTTATATACTGGGGGATGCTGGGGAGGAAGGGGGCCTGCTAATGAGCATCATTAGACCTTGACAGTTTTGATTGAGGGGACTTAGCAGTTTAGGGTTCAACTGCAGGTTGGATTGTGAGCTCCCCAGTCAGTCTCTTTCCAATCATGTTGTCAACTTTGTGGGGTGTACTTCACGGAGGGGACAGGCAAGTagccatccatccccctctcaccccatTCAGCCCTTGCTCAAATCTGATGCTGCTTAATTAGTATTACTGAGGATCCCTGCCAAAACGGGCTGTTCCGAAGCCAAACTCATTTGTTCGTGTCAAGTTCTAGGGCATTAAGAGAACATTGATGTGTTGTGCTCCCGGATGAGATGCTGGTGCATAGCAAACACAGTTTATTTGTAGTAGCAGCACTTCATCTGTCATGTCATGGTTCACTCCTTTCCTTATATAAGGACCCTGGacattgtgttttttttattttatattgcaTCATTTGTTACAGCTACTGTACCTCTAGATCTGATATTCAACTTGCACCATGCCCTTTTAATTGATGCCTTAATATTACTGGTCAAAAGTTTAAgaacacctacccattcaagggtttttctttatttgttactattttctacattgtagaatactagtgaagccATCAAAACTATTATAAAAATATGAATAATACAGAAAATATTATAAAATTCAAGGGCTTGTTTCGATTCAACCAATTTCAAAGATTGTTTATATAACTTTACCTCCTTTAAGAAACCGTAAACAGGGGGGTAGATAAAAAAAGACATGTTCTGCCATGATGATGAAGTTATTATATGTACATTCAGCTTCCTGTCCTCCATTAGAAAACCAAACATGATGTTATTAAATGTTAAATGGGTATGAATAGAACATTATAGGTACACTACCGGTCCAATGTTTTAGAACAACagttcattcaagggtttttctttctttctttttttttactattttctacattgtaggataatagtgaagacatcaaaactatgaaataacacatatggagacatgtagtaaccaaaaaagtgttaaacaaatcaaaaaatattttatcatcaaggcaatgggcagctatttgaagaatctcaaatataaaatgtattttgatttttatgaacacttttttggttactacatgatttgatatgtgttatttcatagttttgatgtcttcactattatcctacaatgtagaaaatagtaaaaaaaagaaagaaagaaaaacccttgaatgaactgttgttctaaaactttggaccggtagtgtatatatattttattttattttcattattGCTATTTttatactgtctgtgtgtgtttgtcctgtcTGATGCACCCTGTCATCCCTGAAAGAATTGCCCTTCGGGGAATAATAAagttgtattatattgtactgtataGCCAAGGAAGTGAGACTTGACCGAATCTAAAGCTCCTCTGACTGACCCAAAGTGACCCTATAACTATCCAACCTTTAATAGTGGGTGTTATCCTCTGCTGGCCTGGCTGGTTGGATCTATTGCAGGATGCATCTCTTTCTGAGAAGATTTGTGAAAGGAAATGGTTCTGACAAGAGGTGTCATCTTAAGTGTTGCAAAGTGTACAGAGTCTCAGTGTACAGCCCTCAAATGAAACTCTGGACcacgaagccagttccactgcattttttcatGGTTCCCCTCTTATCAGATTCAGATGGTTTAATaatcacatgtacagggttgcagatGTGATTGCAGGGTGCAGTGAAAATCTTAGGCTTTGAGATCCAACAACAACGACTGATtgagacctgggacaccaggtgggtgcaattaattaccaggtagaacaacaggctccggacctcgtagggtcagagttgaataccTCTGGCACAGAGGATGGGGGGACTAGGTAAATCTATAACTTTTATGGTTCCACCAGATACTGGATGATGGAGGACGCGGGCTCTGATGTTCCATAGCTCAGCATTAAAACCATGTCTTAGGAAAAGGGCAATGGAATAGGCTTTAGACTAGTGGTACCTTTGAAAATGGACTAATATGATTGGTTGGTGATGATCAATCAAAAGGGGTGAGTGGAAGTTGTAGAAATATTAGTTTTCCTAATAGTTATGTGTTTATGTTCTCTTTTTCTCAGCCGATAATTACAGTTATTGGCTCCTACGTGCTTCTTCATGAGCTTTGTGGTGGTGTTGAAACACAAAGCTGTGTGTTCCCTCACTGGTTTGCACTCTCTTAGCAAGTGGAAGTGTGGTTGTGTGTATCTTGATATTGTGTTTATGCGAGGATAGAAAGACACCATGATGTGAAATGTGTAAGTAAATGTATGTTGTAACAGCACCCGTCTGCACCACACGGATGGCACTTTCTCTTGAGTGTTCTCCTTCTGTCTGTGGTTATAGTGCACATTTATGGTTCTCCTGGGAAATCTTAACCACACAGGCAATAAAAGTGAGTTATGAGGAGTGTGTGGATGTACAAAAGGTTAGTGCCAGCGTTTATTTTTATTATATTTGACCTTCGTAGACTTTCTCTTTTCTGATTCATAAATAATGACCGACTGTTTGACCAGGGGTTTGGAGAATGTGCATTCCAGCAGTTCTGAATGATGTCTAATTTACTGTTATGTCCTGTCCTTTTATATGTAGTATTAGAAGCAACATGTTTAGGGATTATTTTattctagaccaggggtgtcaaacatatggCCCGTGGGAAACAAACTCAATCTACTTTCAAATGACTAAAACAGGGAGCATCAAACATTCCAAAAACAAAAGATAGAGGACAATTTTTGTTTCCTTTTGAGGATGAGGAAATATTACCAATTTTCAGTTGATGCCCTATGGACCTCGTTGAAGACCAAATGCCGCCCCCAGGGAAAAATGAGTTTGACCCTCCTGTTCAGGATTTAGGATAAATTATTACACAGGAGTATTTTTTTTGCGTTGCTTATGAAAACTGTTGTACAAACATTCTGagtgtttccatatgtgttatttcatagttttgatgtcttcacttttattctacaatgttgaaaatatttttttttaaataaaggaaACCCTTAAAttacatttgactggtactgtaggttctggatggcaggaagcttgaccccagtcatgtactgggctgtatgcattaccctctgtagcaccttgcagtcggatgccgagcagttgacaTAGCAGGCAGTGtttgcaaccggtcaggatgctctcgatggtgtagctgttgaactttttgaggatctggggacccatgccatgtctcccgagggggaaatgttgttgtcatgccctcttcaagactttcttggtgtgtttggaccatgatagtttattggtgatgtggacaccaaggaacttaaaactttcaacctgctcctctacagccccgtcgattTGAATGGGGACttgttcggccctcctttccctgtagtccacaatcatctcctttgtcttgctcacattgagggagaggttgttgtcctggaaccacactgccaggtctctgaccttctccctataggctgtctcatcgtgtCGGTTATCAgtcctaccaccgttgtgtcatcagcaaacaaCTATTTGTTGTGATATTTGTGTTGTTTGTTCTATAACCtattagttcatatgccttgccgccatgatatataggcctaaagccAAGACAATAAGaaggcagaataaattcaaccactcctttgtttcatcacaaaaccagagagcaacatctgtcaggtccacaaagcatattgcatgtaacaaacattTGTACTCCCAagtagcgcagcggtctaaggcactgcatttcagtgcaagaggagtcactacagtccctggtttgaatccaggctgtatcccatCCGGCCTTTATTAGGAGTCTCATTGGGCACAGttgcccagcgttgtccaggtttggctggactaggccatcattgtaaataagaatttgttcttaactgactttcctactTAAATAAAGATTAGATTAAAAAAGAAAGaaacctacagcatggtcaatcaagttaatgtttcccacattttcggactactaaacaactattgacaTAGAATACCGGAGAGTTACCTTAAGTCGCAAAGAAAACCAGAGGTGCTTCCACTATTctagcaccatttcaacttcaacatttcaaaatCACGTATGATTAGTCTACAgtgacaaaataataataataataatttttgtccaatcaacgtaagctaaatatcaggtggctgtccatggtactgattactgtgtgtgtgtgtgtgcgtgtgtgtgtgtgtgtgtgtgtgtgtgtgtgtgtgtgtgtgtgtgtgtgtgtgtgtgtgtgtgtgtgtgtgtgtgtgtgtgtgtgtgtgtgtgtgtgtgtgtgtgtgtgtgtgtgtgtgtgtgtgtgtgtgtgtgtgtgtgtgtgtgtgtgtgttagtggtgaAAAAGTACCcatttgtcatacttgagtaaaaatacagatacagcacagatacccagtaaaatactacttgggtaagtctaaaagtatttatttttaaatatacttaagtatcaaaaagaATTGGAATTGCTCAAAtttacttaaatatcaaaagtaaaagtataaataattttaagttccttatattaagcaaaccagacggaacAATCTTCTCGTTTTTTTATTGACGGAtagcaggggcacactccaacactcagacatcatttacagatagcaggggcacactccaacactcagacatcatttacagatagtaggggcacactccaacactcagacatcatttacagatatcaggggcacactccaacactcagacatcatttacagatatcaggggcacactccaacactcagacatcatttacagatagcaggggcacactccaacactcagacatcatttacagatatcaggggcacactccaacactcagacatcatttacagatagcaggggcacactccaacactcagacatcatttacagatagcaggggcacactccaacactcagacatcatttacagatagcaggggtacactccaacactcagacatcatttacaaactaagcattaaaatgttgtgtttagtgagtccgccagatcagaggcagcaaggatgaccaggaatgttctttTGATAAGTACTTTTGATAAGTACTTTTGATAAGTATGAGTACTTTGGGGTGTCAGTGAAAATGTACAGATTAAAAAGTAcactattttctttaggaatgtagtgaagtaaatgtaaaagttgtgaaaaatataaatagttaagtaTAGATACCAACAAAAAAACTActgaagtagtactttaaagtatgtttacttaagtactttacaccactgcctccTACACCGCTTCATCCCCTACACCTCCTCCACACCCTTACACCCAGGTCAACAGACTTGTGTTGACAATTTCTGATTTTAAACCTTTCAGCCAGTATCTCCCTTATCACAGAGGAAGTTGGAACTGTTTAAAGAGGTTGTGCATTCACTTAGATTTGTGAAGGCCTATTACAGAAATCTGATTT
The sequence above is a segment of the Oncorhynchus gorbuscha isolate QuinsamMale2020 ecotype Even-year linkage group LG16, OgorEven_v1.0, whole genome shotgun sequence genome. Coding sequences within it:
- the LOC124000541 gene encoding fibroblast growth factor 10-like, with product MSRWTVTKGAAAWSCIRLSLISTMLVLLLYPLPSTCHHNAPGVATHSMLRLPRVANTSSATVVGRHVRSYNHLQGDVRKRKLYSYQKFFLRVDKNGKVNGTKNKDDLYSVLEIKSVDVGIVAIKGLSSNFYLAISKKGELYGARDFGVDCRLTERIEENRYNTYASAEWRNKKKAMFVGLSANGKPMRGKKTRRKNTATHFLPIVV